The following are from one region of the Juglans regia cultivar Chandler chromosome 10, Walnut 2.0, whole genome shotgun sequence genome:
- the LOC109010584 gene encoding desiccation protectant protein Lea14 homolog produces MADLVNKAKNFAAEKLVNIKKPEASITDVDFKHLSHDSVEYLTKVSVDNPYSHDLPICEISYTLKSAGRVIASGKMPDPGSLKASDTTLLEVPVRVPHSILVSLARDVGADGDISYELEVGLTLDLPIIGNFTIPLSTKGEIKLPTISDIF; encoded by the exons ATGGCGGACCTGGTGAACAAGGCCAAGAACTTCGCGGCAGAGAAGTTGGTCAACATCAAGAAGCCAGAGGCCAGCATCACCGACGTTGATTTCAAGCACCTTAGCCATGATTCTGTCGAGTACCTCACTAAGGTCTCCGTCGACAACCCCTACAGCCATGACCTCCCCATCTGCGAGATCTCTTACACCCTCAAGAGTGCTGGCAG GGTGATTGCATCGGGGAAGATGCCGGACCCAGGGTCCCTGAAGGCTAGCGACACGACGTTGCTGGAGGTTCCGGTGAGGGTGCCGCACAGCATATTGGTGAGCTTGGCAAGGGACGTTGGTGCAGATGGGGACATAAGCTATGAGTTGGAAGTGGGTCTCACCCTCGATCTTCCCATCATTGGAAACTTCACCATTCCTCTCTCTACCAAGGGAGAGATCAAGCTCCCCACCATCTCTGACATCTTCTAA